The following coding sequences are from one Kwoniella bestiolae CBS 10118 chromosome 2, complete sequence window:
- a CDS encoding mitochondrial 54S ribosomal protein bL36m encodes MIQNLLRRIPTLALPSSLAGPSRQSIRQCSSCPPPSATFTSSLARPTLLSQIPSITPKSASAASRIQPLVMQVRGMKVRSSVKRFCDGCSVVRRKGRIYVICSKNPKHKQRQG; translated from the exons ATGATACAGAACCTTCTCCGACGCATACCGACTCTCGcactcccatcctccctcgcTGGACCATCAAGACAATCCATCCGACAATGCTCGTCATGtccccctccctccgctacattcacctcatcactcGCCAGACCAACTCTCTTATCTCAAATACCATCAATAACGCCCAAgtcagcttcagcagcaaGTAGGATACAGCCTCTAGTGATGCAAGTGAGGGGTATGAAAGTGCGAAGTAGCGTTAAGAGGTTCTGCGATGGTTGTTCGGTcgtgagaag GAAAGGTAGAATATACGTCATCTGTTCCAAGAATCCGAAACATAAACAA CGACAGGGATAG